In the Hylaeus volcanicus isolate JK05 chromosome 1, UHH_iyHylVolc1.0_haploid, whole genome shotgun sequence genome, one interval contains:
- the LOC128884883 gene encoding uncharacterized protein LOC128884883, protein MWNCYRVDGKIKTITAVAIPRYQESKRACCANTFSPTSIGNQQQDNRNQPTIRKPKENCDLRKCKYAKSQAEASYCNTQRLLDKIQSLKKSIQNLETAQSSIKQESSKTKDVLSQTEEQKVTDLNSAREVLNNCIRQMTKLKAFLEDENCWWRMFKNMEFDCCDQKLPHLHGYLDGTMVTLKMLEEKLDTDDNFKTSTPTKSNSITFTNPKVASGQRREYEEYCTNNLENNRKKFKDSGIGPSLSFQLGRSKSHESCQRHCPFSCTPENPRCNNLATKNEATIDPESPDAEDIVERFKGTVPRLSSMVKLPNETHAGMNSAGRRDKSRLRATFSSENTAGRKISVADISTSMDLILKEPSTNTGASTQGLRGTALKIFALRSSRTNTRNEKPRSKETETQI, encoded by the exons ATGTGGAactgt TATCGTGTCGATGGAAAGATTAAAACAATTACCGCCGTTGCGATCCCCCGTTATCAGGAATCGAAACGAGCATGCTGCGCGAACACTTTCTCCCCGACTTCCATCGGTAATCAGCAGCAGGACAATCGTAACCAGCCGACGATCAGAAAGCCGAAAGAGAACTGCGACCTGAGAAAGTGCAAGTACGCCAAATCCCAAGCGGAGGCCTCGTACTGTAACACTCAGAGGCTCCTGGACAAGATTCAGAGCTTGAAGAAGAGCATCCAGAACTTGGAGACCGCCCAGTCGAGCATCAAACAG GAAAGCAGTAAAACGAAGGACGTCCTCAGTCAAACCGAAGAGCAAAAGGTGACCGACTTGAACAGTGCCAGGGAAGTCTTGAACAACTGTATAAGACAGATGACGAAGTTGAAAGCGTTTTTGGAGGACGAGAATTGTTGGTGGAGGATGTTCAAGAACATGGAGTTCGATTGCTGCGACCAGAAGCTGCCTCATCTTCACGGATACTTGGATGGGACTATGGTTACGTTGAAGATGTTGGAGGAAAAGCTCGAC aCTGACGATAATTTCAAAACTTCAACGCCCACGAAATCGAACTCCATAACGTTTACGAACCCTAAAGTAGCATCTGGCCAGAGGAGGGAGTACGAAGAATATTGCACGAACAATTTAGAGaacaacagaaaaaaatttaaggaCTCTGGCATTGGGCCAAGTCTGAGCTTCCAATTAGGTCGTTCAAA aagccACGAGTCTTGCCAACGACACTGTCCCTTTTCCTGTACGCCCGAAAATCCACGATGTAATAACCTTGCTACCAAGAACGAAGCTACGATCGATCCGGAGTCTCCAGATGCCGAAGACATAGTGGAAAGGTTCAAGGGGACGGTGCCTAGGCTCAGTTCTATGG TCAAGCTACCGAACGAAACGCATGCTGGAATGAACTCGGCTGGTCGCAGGGACAAGTCGAGACTCAGGGCAACGTTCAGCAGTGAGAACACAGCAGGCAGGAAGATTAGCGTTGCTGACATTAGCACTTCGATGGATTTGATCCTG AAGGAGCCCTCCACGAACACCGGAGCTTCGACCCAGGGTCTGAGGGGAACGGCTTTGAAAATCTTCGCGCTCAGGTCCAGTAGGACGAACACGAGGAACGAGAAGCCTAGGAGCAAAGAAACCGAAACGCAAATAtaa